The Winslowiella toletana region TGCAGATATCAGCGATGGCAATAAAGCCGTTTCATATATGGCGACGCGCAGTACTGACGATATGTTCTCCTATACGGGCGTGCAACCTTTTCAGGGCAGGGCGTTCAGCCAGGGCGATACTGAACCCGGTGCTGAACCGGTCGCTGTGATCAGTTATGCACTGTGGCAAAATTATTTTGCCGGAAGCCCGTCAGTGATTAACCGCAGCGTACTGATTAACAGTGTCAGGACGCGTATCGTCGGCATCATGCCGAAAGAATTTGCCTTTCCTTTTTTTCAGGATCTCTGGCTTCCCTCGCAGCTGAACCCGTCACAGTTTTTGACCCGTAAGGATGCCCCGGAGATTTCCGTCTATGCCCGTCTGAAACCTGGCGTTTCGGCCAGTGCCGCAAATGCGGACCTGAATGCAGTGATGCAAAGTCTGGCGAGCCGCTATCCTGAAACCAATAAGGGGTTGTCAGCACAGGTACTGACTTTCCAGGAAAACTTCATGGGCGAAGAGACGGTGACAATTTTCGTCGTCATGCTGGTCGCTGTAGGATTCGTGCTGGTTCTTGCCTGTTGTAATGTCGGCAATCTCCTGCTTGCCCGCACTACGGAGCGCGCCAAAGAAATTGCCATTCGGGTGGCGCTGGGTTCGCCGGCAGCCAGATTGGTGATGCAGATGATGTGGGAAAGTCTGATCATCTGTCTTCTTTCCGGGGTTGTTGCTGTTCTGCTGGCCGCCTGGGGACTGGAAATGACTAATCGCCTTCTGCCCGGCTTCGTCCCTAACAAGATCCCTTTCTGGTGGCATCTGAGTCTGGATAGCGGAATGATCCTTCAGGCGCTGGTTCTGGTCATCCTGACAGTGGTTACGACAAGTGCACTGCCAGCCTGGAAAATTACTCACGGCAATTTCAACGATGTGCTGCGTGACGGAACCCGTGGTGCGCAAAGTCGCAGTGCGGGCCGCATTTCCCGCATCCTGGTGACATTCGAAGTGGGCTTATCCTGTTCGATACTTTGTATCAGCGCCCTGTTAGGTGTGCTGGTTTATCAGGCTACGCGTGCGGATTACGGTGTAAATACGCAGGATTACCTGACGGGGCAGATTCACCTTAACGCCACCCAGTATCCTGATGAAAAAAGCCAGATCCTGTTTTACCAGAAACTGCAGAATGCCCTGAATACGATTCCGGGAAGTGATCGCTCGGCGATCACAACCAGTACCGTCGGGCAGTTTACTGTTCCACAGCAGGTGGATGTCGATAGTTCAACCGTTAACAGCCGCGATAAGTGGTCCTATCCGCTGGTTAATGATGTTCAGGTGATGCCGGGCAGTCTTTCTGGTATGGGGATCAAAGCGGTGACAGGACGCGAGTTTGCGTTCAGTGATGACAGCGATTCACAGCCGGTCGTGGTTGTCAGTCAGTCTTTTGTCAGTCAGTACTGGCCGGGTGAAAAGGATGTGATTGGCAAGCGACTGCGTCTTCGCAATGCGGAGGATCCGCGCTGGTACAGTGTGATAGGGGTTGTTCCTGACGTTATCCACGGGCGTCCTTTCAGCACCTTCCGGCATCGCGCTACCGTTTATCGCTCCCTGCAACAGCAGACGGCACCATCAGTTAATGTCCTGCTGCACGCCAGAAATCCGGCGTTGTCGGGGCCTGCGCTGATCAACGCCGTCAGACAGATTGACAGTAACCTTTCCGTCAGCCAGATTCAGACACTGGACCAGCGTCTGGCACGCAACACGGCCGGACTGCATTTCATTGCCAGCCTGTTCATGCTGTTTGGCCTGATCGCAACGATACTGGCCGCAACGGGCATTTACGCGGTGATGCGTAATGTTATCAACCAGCGCGTGCAGGAAATTGGTGTCCGCATGGCGATGGGAGCGACAGAGAGTATGCTCATAAAAATGCTGATGCTCCAGGGCGGAAAACAGCTACTGGCCGGACTGATCATTGGTCTGCCACTGGCACTGTTTACCGCACCGAAACTGATCCGTATTCTGGGTGATGGCAGGACAGGTTTTATGTTGCTATTTGCAGGTGTAGCATTAACCATCTCGCTGGTGGTTGCGGTCGCGGTCTGGTTTCCATCTCGTCGGGCGACACGTTTGTCACCGTCAGAAGCGATCAGACATGAATAAATCTTCTCCATGCCGTTCCGGCATGGTTTGCTGAGCTGAGTCTTTTTATGGATGAAAAAAAACGGATCCTCATCATAGATGACGATACCGGAATTTTAAGCAGCCTTGAATTATTGCTGCGTATGGAAGGCTATGATGTAACCCTTGAAACGCAGGCCAGCCAGCTGATGCGGCATCTCACCAGTAAGCCGTTTGACCTGGTGCTGATGGATATGAATTTCCAGAAGGATACGACTTCAGGCAAAGAGGGGCTGCAGCTCCTCGATGAGCTGAAAAAGTTTGACGACTGTCTGCCTGCTGTGACCATGACCGGGTGGGGCAGCGTGGATATTATCGTCAACGCGATGCGTGCCGGCGCAGCAGACTTCATTCAAAAACCCTGGGATAATGAACGTTTGCTGAGCATTGTTCAGCAGCAAATCGAACTCAGTCGTGCAAGACGTTCAGGAAACTGTTTACGGGAAGAGAATAAACTCCTGAAACGTGCTCGCGATGATGACATGGACAGTAAGTGGGTGGTTCAATCCCGTTCCATGCAACAGCTGCTGAACATGGTTCAGGCTGTCTCGCGAACGGATACCAGCATTCTTATTCTGGGCGAAAATGGCACGGGCAAAAGTTTGCTGGCGCGCCATATTCACCATCTCTCATCCCGCAAAGACAATAGCCTGGTTGAGGTTAATACCGGCTGCATTAACGAACATCTGTTTGAGAGTGAAATGTTTGGGCATGTGAAAGGCGCGTTCACCGATGCGCGCGAAAACCGCATCGGACGCTTTGAGCTGGCAGACAAAGGCACCCTGTTTCTGGATGAGATTGGCAACCTGCCGTTGTCACAGCAGGTGAAATTGCTGCGTGTTCTCGAAGAGCGGCAGTTTGAGCGTGTCGGCTCCTCCCGTACGCAAAAAACGAATTGCAGGATCATTGCAGCAACCAATGCCGATCTGGAAAAAGCCGTGGCTAACGGCGCTTTCCGCCAGGATTTACTGTACCGACTTAATGTTATTCAGTTACATCTGCCGGCGCTGCGTGAAAGGCAGGAGGACATTGAGATTCTGGCAGAGCGCTTTCTGATGCGCTTTGCACGAAAGTACAATAAACCCGTGCCGCAGTTATCCCGCCCGGCCATTCAGGGACTGCATGACTACACCTGGCCGGGGAATATTCGTGAACTAAGCCACCTCATTGAGCGGGCCGTCCTCCTCTGCAGGGATAACAGGATCGACATTGAGGATCTCTGTCTGCCGGGAAATGAGGAGATGCAGCCGCGGCGCGTTGAACCCGTGACTGAAGGAGAGTCCGCTGACTCACTGACCCTGGCGGAAATAGAAAAATCACTGTTGCTGAAACGCCTGCATCAATATGAGGGAAATGCGATTAAAGCCGCAGACTCGCTTGGCCTTAGCCGCAGTGCTTTTTATCGCAGACTGGACAAGCTAAAAATAAGTCATGAGTAAACTTTTCGACACCTTCAGGTTACGGTATTTCATTCTGTGCAGCCTCTCTTCGCTGGGGGGGATACTGGCCTATCTGCTTCTCTGGGGATTTCCGTCGCAGTCTCCTTACCTCAAAATATTAACTGTTCTGATTTTAGCGGTAACGTCACTCTATTCTGGCTACCACTTTTTTCTGCAACTGAATAATAAAGTCAATGTGATCTCAAATCTGCTTGAGGCCGTGGAACAGGAAGATTTCAGCCTGCGGGGAAGCACCAAAGGACGGGACATCTTTGACTGCGTAATCAGTCAGATCAACGCTATTGCCATGCAGCTATCACGTCATCGTCAGCAGCAGCGTGAAATGGATTTCCTGTTACAGAAAGTGCTCTCTAATATCAGCATTTCCATTTTCGCTCTCGACAGTCAGCATCGGGTCATCTGGTGTAATGATGCCGCCGCACGGATGCTGGAGCGTCCCATCGAATCGCTGATCGGTGAGGACGGCGAGCAGTGGCAGTCAGGCTGGCTGTTGAAAAATGCCAATACCGGCCATCCTGTTGAGTTCAGTCGTAATGGCCGGCCCGGTCGTTATAAGGTGAACAGCGATACCTATATCGTGGATGGCAAAAAAAACGTGCTGTTATTCATCAATGACGTGGATGAGTTACTGCGACATGAGGAAAAAAAGGCCTGGCAGAATTTGCTGCGCGTCATCAGTCATGAAATCAATAACTCGCTGAGTCCCATCGCCTCCATAAGCCAGATGCTGCAACAGCATTACCGCACCCATGCCGCTCAGGCACCAGAGGGCTTTGTGGAGGGCGTCGATTTGATTAACCGCAGAGCAAAAGAGCTGATTACCTTCATCAGCAGTTATCAGCAGCTGAACAAACTGGCCCCGTCTAACCGGGTGGAAGAGGATCTGGCCGGGCTGATTAAAGAACTGCCTTTACTCTTTATGCACCGTAAGTTTGAGCTTGATGGGCCAGAACCCCTGACGGCCAGAATCGATCGGGGGCAAATTTATCAACTGCTGATTAATCTGGTCAAAAATGCCGATGAGGCGATGGGGGATAATCCGGGCGCGATCACCCTTATCTGGCAGGCGCAAAATGACCGGGTTCTGATCTCTCTCCTGGACAGCGGGGTCGGGTTGAGCAATCCGGACAATCTCTTTGTTCCTTTCTATACGACCAAGTCAGCAGGCAGTGGAATAGGATTAATATTGTGCCGCCAGATTGCTGAACAGCACGATGGCTACTTAACGTTAAAAAATCGCGACGGGATGCCGGGATGCCATGCCACCATTAGCCTGCAACGATAAAGCAACGCCCGGACCCGAGTCCGGGCAGGCGTATTGTCTGGTTCGTTCGTTTGAACACACCCCGGACGGCCCGTTAAGGCGTGATGCGATACAGGGCTGGCTACGCGCTACGCTTGCTGACACGCTGCAGATCCCGCCTGAAGAGTTACAGCTTGCCAGAACCCCGGCCGGCAAGCCCTGGCTGCCTGCTCATGCATGGCTGCATTTTAATTTATCTCACAGTGGCACGCTGGCTGCGGTAGCGATGAGCAGCCAGTATCCGGTCGGCGTGGATATTGAGCATGTCACGGGGAAAGCTGAGATTAAACGAAGAGTAGCAGACCGTTTTTTTCATCCTGT contains the following coding sequences:
- a CDS encoding sigma-54-dependent transcriptional regulator, encoding MDEKKRILIIDDDTGILSSLELLLRMEGYDVTLETQASQLMRHLTSKPFDLVLMDMNFQKDTTSGKEGLQLLDELKKFDDCLPAVTMTGWGSVDIIVNAMRAGAADFIQKPWDNERLLSIVQQQIELSRARRSGNCLREENKLLKRARDDDMDSKWVVQSRSMQQLLNMVQAVSRTDTSILILGENGTGKSLLARHIHHLSSRKDNSLVEVNTGCINEHLFESEMFGHVKGAFTDARENRIGRFELADKGTLFLDEIGNLPLSQQVKLLRVLEERQFERVGSSRTQKTNCRIIAATNADLEKAVANGAFRQDLLYRLNVIQLHLPALRERQEDIEILAERFLMRFARKYNKPVPQLSRPAIQGLHDYTWPGNIRELSHLIERAVLLCRDNRIDIEDLCLPGNEEMQPRRVEPVTEGESADSLTLAEIEKSLLLKRLHQYEGNAIKAADSLGLSRSAFYRRLDKLKISHE
- a CDS encoding sensor histidine kinase → MSKLFDTFRLRYFILCSLSSLGGILAYLLLWGFPSQSPYLKILTVLILAVTSLYSGYHFFLQLNNKVNVISNLLEAVEQEDFSLRGSTKGRDIFDCVISQINAIAMQLSRHRQQQREMDFLLQKVLSNISISIFALDSQHRVIWCNDAAARMLERPIESLIGEDGEQWQSGWLLKNANTGHPVEFSRNGRPGRYKVNSDTYIVDGKKNVLLFINDVDELLRHEEKKAWQNLLRVISHEINNSLSPIASISQMLQQHYRTHAAQAPEGFVEGVDLINRRAKELITFISSYQQLNKLAPSNRVEEDLAGLIKELPLLFMHRKFELDGPEPLTARIDRGQIYQLLINLVKNADEAMGDNPGAITLIWQAQNDRVLISLLDSGVGLSNPDNLFVPFYTTKSAGSGIGLILCRQIAEQHDGYLTLKNRDGMPGCHATISLQR
- a CDS encoding 4'-phosphopantetheinyl transferase family protein translates to MPPLACNDKATPGPESGQAYCLVRSFEHTPDGPLRRDAIQGWLRATLADTLQIPPEELQLARTPAGKPWLPAHAWLHFNLSHSGTLAAVAMSSQYPVGVDIEHVTGKAEIKRRVADRFFHPVERAWLEAQTDDDLLHFTTLWSLKEAWLKMSGTGLAQPLSSFYVLPGKEGRARICGREGAAVGLAHYQTLQEDRRYSLACVAGRALKNPPLRWRVIFQR
- a CDS encoding ADOP family duplicated permease; its protein translation is MLFDIRYALRLLLKSPAFSAMTVLIMSCGLALTLYMVSVINTFMFSPLPYTHGKNMVLLNPVVNGASLSDSGLNYLDYAEIKAHSTALENVGYFYGERADISDGNKAVSYMATRSTDDMFSYTGVQPFQGRAFSQGDTEPGAEPVAVISYALWQNYFAGSPSVINRSVLINSVRTRIVGIMPKEFAFPFFQDLWLPSQLNPSQFLTRKDAPEISVYARLKPGVSASAANADLNAVMQSLASRYPETNKGLSAQVLTFQENFMGEETVTIFVVMLVAVGFVLVLACCNVGNLLLARTTERAKEIAIRVALGSPAARLVMQMMWESLIICLLSGVVAVLLAAWGLEMTNRLLPGFVPNKIPFWWHLSLDSGMILQALVLVILTVVTTSALPAWKITHGNFNDVLRDGTRGAQSRSAGRISRILVTFEVGLSCSILCISALLGVLVYQATRADYGVNTQDYLTGQIHLNATQYPDEKSQILFYQKLQNALNTIPGSDRSAITTSTVGQFTVPQQVDVDSSTVNSRDKWSYPLVNDVQVMPGSLSGMGIKAVTGREFAFSDDSDSQPVVVVSQSFVSQYWPGEKDVIGKRLRLRNAEDPRWYSVIGVVPDVIHGRPFSTFRHRATVYRSLQQQTAPSVNVLLHARNPALSGPALINAVRQIDSNLSVSQIQTLDQRLARNTAGLHFIASLFMLFGLIATILAATGIYAVMRNVINQRVQEIGVRMAMGATESMLIKMLMLQGGKQLLAGLIIGLPLALFTAPKLIRILGDGRTGFMLLFAGVALTISLVVAVAVWFPSRRATRLSPSEAIRHE